The nucleotide sequence TCGCGGATGATTGCCGTATCGTTGTTCAACAATACCAGGTACTCGCCGCGCGCTTGGCTGGCCGCAAGATTGTTCATGGCGCTGAAGTTGAACGGATATGGGAAGCGGACGACGCGTATCTTGTCGCCGCCAATCGAATCCATCTCGCTCAGCCAGTTGAGCGCCTCCTCGGTCTGGCTGCAGTTATCGATCAGGATGATTTCGAAGTGCGGGTAGCGCGTCATCGACAACAGGCTTTCCACGCAGCGTTGCAGCAGCGTCAGCTGGTCCCGGGTAGGGATCAGAATCGACACCAGGGGCTGTTGGTCGTGACCATACTCGATGTGGTAATGCCTGCTCGGTTCCTGCCGGATCCTGGCGTTCGGGTAGCCGCGATTGTTCAGGTGCCGCTGCAGGGCATTGAGTTCGTCAGGGTTGTCGGTCAGTTTTGGTGTGTCGCAGACCACCAGCGGTTCGCTCAGGTGGCCAATGCCGTTCATGCCATCGGTGTCGATCAGTCGCAGGATCAGATCCAGTTCGAGCGCCGCGGGCACCTGTGGGTCGTAACCGCCGACTTGCAGGGCCTGCTCGCGTCGGATCAGCCAATGGTTGGCCAGGGTCAATGGCAAGCTCAACAGGTAATCGAGGTTGATGTCAGGTCGGAACACCGGGTTTGGGCCATCAGCCGAGCGATACATGTCATCGCAATAGATCATCCGGCAGCCTTCGGCACCGGGCAAGTCCAAGTCGAGCATCAACGTGCCGCCGGGCAAGAATTCTTCGCCGGCGGTCAGCAGCATGATCCAGTCGCTGTCATCCGTTTGCAGCGTTTCGTTCAATTCTCTGGCGCCTGGGTTGGCGCAGGTCAGCCAGCGCAGGCTGCCGGGCAGGCTGGCAGGCCCCTGCACAGTGCTCAGGACCGTCATGCGCAGCCTGATCGAGGTGCGCGATTGCCACAGCGCCACGCTTTCCAGGGTCTCGCTCAAGGCATTCATATCGCCCAGGGGATCGAGTATCAACAGCGTCAGGCTGGTTTGTCCGCTGAGTTGTTGGCGACGCTGATCCACCAGCTGTTGCTGGATTGGTGTGAGGACACGCTTGCGCAGCCAGTCCCTGACCGAGGGAACATGGCTGTCGGTTACCCGCTTGATGGCGGCCTGCTGAGTGATATCGAGAAAGCGTTCCAGCTGGGGCCAGAAGGCGTTCTCGATGTCCAGCCAACGCTTGCGAGCCTGCATCACCGTGGCGCGGGCGCGCTCCAGTCCGCCAGGCTCGTCAAAGAGTGCCGAACCGGCGTCACCGAATTGTTCGATGAACGGCTGGGTCTTGACGTGACCGCCGGGCATATAGACAACCGGGCAGCCGCAGAGCATGGCTTCGGTGCACGTTGCCGAGATTTCGTAACTGTAGAGCGTTGAAGCCGTTCGAAAAATCTGCGCCAGCTCGGCAAGGGTCTTCGGGTTGGCCAGGCTCAGGACTTCGATATCGCCCGGCAGTAGCGAGTAGTCGATCTTGGTTCTGTCGAAGCGGTGCAAATACAGGTAATTGCCGCTGCGCTGCACGGGATCGGTTGGCGGCGAGAACAGTTGCGAGTCGATGACTGGCAGCAGGAGCAGGTTATCGCTCTTGCTATTGCCACGAAAATCCTGGGTGTAATAGAAGAACAGGTCAGATTTCTGCGCGTTGATCGCACGGCCAGTGAGGAAACCTTCACGGTTCAGAATGTAGCGAGCCACGATCGGCGTACCAATCGGGTTGCCATCCATGACCTCGGAGTAGACCCCGATCGGCGCCAGGCCTAACGACAGATGGTGCCGGCGTACCTCGTCGGTAAGAATCGGCGTGCGCAGTTTCGGATTGACCTTGCATGGTGTGACATAGGCTTCGTAGCCGGCCAGATTCAGCGCATGGCACAGGTAGTGCAGCACGCACACCCCCGAGGAGGTCTCCCGATAGTCCGGAGCGGCGATGTAGTAGGGGTGACGCGGCTGGCCATGCAGAGATGGAGAGGTCATACGGTCGCCTTGGGGCTGGAGGGCTGTTCACAGATGACGAAGACACTGGCGCAAAGATCTGGATAGACCATGCCCAGGGCATGGCAGGCGTCCATGAAGCGGTCATCGATCAGTTGGGTTTCCAGCGCCTTGTCCAGCTGGAAGTTGGCCAGTGGCTTGAAGAACACCCCGCCGCGCTGGCTGACTCGCCAACCGGCACTGCGTACTTCGTGGTCCAGTGTGTCGAGGGTGTAGGTGACCCGATGGCCGTGCAGGCGTTCGCCTTCGGTCACTGCACTGTTATGTTCGATCAGGCCCATTTTGACAGCGATCTGGCGCGACGGTGCATTGGCGTTAGGCACGGCGATGAACAGGCGACCACCCGGGGCGAGCCAACTGTGAATGCGCTTGAGCACCGCCTGGCGGTCGTCGAGGTGTTCCAGCGTGTGGATCAGGAAGATGTTGGCGAAGCGTGGTGGCAGCTCGGCTTCTTCAAAGGTACTGCAGACGAAACTGACGCCTGAGCCGACCTTGTTCCGAGTGACTTCGATCAGGTCGCTGGCCGCTTCGATGACTGTCAGGTCGGCAAAGCGTTCGGCGAACAGGGCCGTGAAGGCGCCTTCGAAGCAGCCCATTTCCAAGGTCGGCCCCTCCGCCAGCCAGGGGCCGAAGCTGTCCAGCATATAGCGTCGCAGGCGCGAGTCGAAATCGTAGAAATAGCTGCGGTGAGCGTTATCTTGAAATTCTTTGTTGTAGTCGCGTGTGGACATGGCGTTATTCCTGGCTTTTCCTGTAGAAACGTTGTTCTTCAGGTTGGTACCACTCATGAAGGGTCGAGGGAGTGCGGGCATACCACCCCAGCAGTTGTTGCAGCGCCGGTGTCTGCGCGAGACAGAATTCGTCGCCAAGCGCCCGGCAATAGTCGAATTGCGGTTTGAAATGGCTGCGTGTGAACGTCAGTGTCAGGCAGCGTCGTGGCAGGTCGGTGCGGTTGACGCCGGCAGCATGCCAGATGCGTGAGTCGAACAAGTAAATCGAACCGGCACTGCCGAGGGCCTTGCGGGCCTGGGCTTCGAATACCTGAGGGTCGGGTTTTTCAGGTGCGGTATGCGAACCTGGCAGAAACAGGGTTGCGCCGTTGTCGGGGGTGAAGTCGTCGAGTAGCACCAGGGCCTGGGCCATCTGCATGGATTCGGCTGACCAGGAGCGCACGTCCCGGTGCACATTTCGCACATAGGCGTCGGTGCTGTTCAGGTTGTTCAGACCACCAAATGAATTGAGGATTGCTGCGCCGCCGAGCATATGTCGCAAGAGGTCGACGATCCCCCATCCGGCGAACCGGTCGAGCAGTTCGACGAAATGAGTGTCTTGAGCAAGGATATGGTGTGCGGTTTGCTCGGTCCTCTGGGTGATACCGTTTTCCAGCTGTACCCGACGGCAACGTTCTATGGCGCTGGCGAGGTCTTCACGCAACTGGCCGAGCAGCGGTTCCGTAATAAGGGACGGCAGGCAGGCGTAGCCGTTCGCTTGCAGCGCTTGTAAGGCCTGATTCATGGAGTGTCTCCCCGGGCGGCTTGCCAGGCACGGTACTCTTCAGCGCTTACGCCGAGCAGGATGCGGTCCCAGCGCTGGCCCTTGCGGTAGTACCACTGGCGCTGCACGCCTTCAATAACCCAGGGGGTCTTGCGGGTATAGGTCGCCAGGGAGGCGGCGTTGTACTCAATGATGGTAGTCGAGAGGCGGCTCAGGCCCAGTTCGTCGAAGGCGTAGCGCATCACTGTGGCAATCACGTCGGTGCCATGGCCTTGGCCGCGCAGGGATGGGGCACCGATCATCATGCCGTGTTCGGCTGTGCGGTTCTTCCAGTCGATGCTGACCAGGTTCGCCGTACCAATCAGGCCCTGGCCCTGAACCTCGATCCCAAAGCGCTGGTTGAGGGAGTCGCTCTTGAGGCTCAGCAACCACTCCCGTTGTGCTTCCCGTGAGGTGGGGAAATGCCAGCCGCCCAGGAGGCTCCAGAGAGCCTCGTCATTGGACCACTGATGCAGCAGCGGTAGGTCCTCGAGCTCCAACGCCCTCAGCAGGACGTGTTGACCTTGAATACTCATGATTTCCCCGTGTTCTGAAGGATGGCGTCGGCAAGACGATTCATGTCATCGACGTTGTATCGCTGGTCGATCGGTAGCGGTAGTAAGCATTCTGCCCAGTCTCTTTCTATGGTCGGCGCGGTGGCCGTACTTAGCACTTCGCGCCAATAACCAGGCACATAGATGTGTTGTTCCAGCAGTTGAGTACGCAGCCGGGTCGCCGTTTCGGCGGATTTGGCCAACAGCGGGTAGCACAGAGTGGCAACAGGCTGTGCGGGCCAACTGCAGAAGCGGTTGCAATGGTCCAGGCGTTGGCGCAGTTGCGCGAAGTTATCCATCCTCTGCCTGGCGATTTCCTGGTAATCGATGCTGTCGAGCACGCGGGCTGTGCTGGTGGCCATGGCTTTGATGCCGTCGTTCTCCAGTGCCTGTTCCAATGCCTGGAACACCGCATAGTGATCTTGAGGAGGGTCTTCGAGGCGACCCAGAAGCGCGCCGAAACGTGCCTGAGAGCGGCTGCTCTCGGCTTGCGGCAGATCAGCTGGCCCATTGACCAACCAGCCACCATCGGGAACGCCGACGAACTTGCGGGGTGAATACAGGGTCGCAATCCCGGGCAGCGGCACTGAAAACAGCGCCTGGGAATTGTCGACGATCAGTCGTTGACCGTAGCGTGCGGCAAGCACTGTGCCGATGTAGTCGGTCTTGAGTCCGAAGTAATTGACGAACAGCAGAGCCTCATCGGCCTCCAGGGGCGGGAAGACCGGCAATTCGAGCTGTTCGGAGAGTGCATAGCGCAACACCTCGATGCCGGATCCGTGCAGCACGTCCTGCATGACGTCGCATATGTAAAAAGGCAAATGAACCCGGCGCAGCTTGCGCGCCAATAGCAAAGCCTTGAAGGCTGAGCGGGCTGAGTTGAAGCCCACTGCCTGCGGATAAGGATGTTGCCCCTTACGCAGCTCCAGTTCGAAATAACCGCCGATGGCTTCAGGCACGGACAATTTCCCCGCATTTCGCCCAGGCGCCTACCGTTTGCGGATCGTTGTACATCAGGGCGTCGAGAATCGACAGACCGGGCACGAAGGGGTGTTCATCCGAACCCTGTCGATAGTCGGGTAAGGTAGGCTTGAGCAATTCAAGGGTGATACCCGCTTGCTGGAATGCCTCGGCCTGATAGAGATGCCCACCGTTGAAGGGATTGAGGTAATGGGTACCAGTGCTTGCCTGAACCACTTCAAGGACCCGGTCCTGGGCTTTGCTGTCGGCGGAAATCGGCAGGTCGCTGGAACGGGTGATCGGGGTTTGCAGCCCGATCAGGCTGCAGCAGGCCCGTAATATCCGTTCGTTGAGCTCGGCAATGCTTCGGGCTGGCGCGACCAGCAGCGCTTCCAGCCACGCCAGCATGCGTGAAACGTGAGGTGCGCGGCGATAGGCGAAGCTCAGCTGGTTGAGAATATCGCCAGGGTCGAACGCCTCGGAAATGCGCTTCTCCATGATTTGCTGCGTGTGACTGCCCTTGGTCAACGGCACCCGAAACCACTTCGGTTCCTGGCCCAGTAGATAACGGTTGCGTTCGATCCAGCCGTTCTTGATGAACTGCACATTGTCATAGATGACAAAGCAATCGACCGCGGCGATCAGTTGGAAGTAACCCAGGTAGGGCAGGAAATAAGGTTGCATCAGGGCAATCCGATGCTGCCGGTCCGCTGCCGCGGCGCAGGCATTCGAGG is from Pseudomonas sp. B21-056 and encodes:
- a CDS encoding glycosyltransferase family 2 protein: MTSPSLHGQPRHPYYIAAPDYRETSSGVCVLHYLCHALNLAGYEAYVTPCKVNPKLRTPILTDEVRRHHLSLGLAPIGVYSEVMDGNPIGTPIVARYILNREGFLTGRAINAQKSDLFFYYTQDFRGNSKSDNLLLLPVIDSQLFSPPTDPVQRSGNYLYLHRFDRTKIDYSLLPGDIEVLSLANPKTLAELAQIFRTASTLYSYEISATCTEAMLCGCPVVYMPGGHVKTQPFIEQFGDAGSALFDEPGGLERARATVMQARKRWLDIENAFWPQLERFLDITQQAAIKRVTDSHVPSVRDWLRKRVLTPIQQQLVDQRRQQLSGQTSLTLLILDPLGDMNALSETLESVALWQSRTSIRLRMTVLSTVQGPASLPGSLRWLTCANPGARELNETLQTDDSDWIMLLTAGEEFLPGGTLMLDLDLPGAEGCRMIYCDDMYRSADGPNPVFRPDINLDYLLSLPLTLANHWLIRREQALQVGGYDPQVPAALELDLILRLIDTDGMNGIGHLSEPLVVCDTPKLTDNPDELNALQRHLNNRGYPNARIRQEPSRHYHIEYGHDQQPLVSILIPTRDQLTLLQRCVESLLSMTRYPHFEIILIDNCSQTEEALNWLSEMDSIGGDKIRVVRFPYPFNFSAMNNLAASQARGEYLVLLNNDTAIIREDWLDELLNHALRPEVGIVGAKLVTPAGTIQQASLITGLRGPAGSPFIGQAATGGGYLQRLQVDQNTSAVSAACMMIRTSLYLEAGGMDETLFQITCNDLDLCLKVKSLGYLNVWTPRAVLLHEGGATLSKADKSEFNEQRFATEQDQALSKWLSVLSTDPAYNSNLSLRGSGFELEAINELTWRPLTWRPLPVVLAHPAQSAQTANQRVIEPFTALRDAGKIEGCLHNSLLPATTLERYNPDVIVFQHQDDPLRLEQMQRISVLSKAFKVLELDTLTPENPQWLTSLRQAASLVDRIIVATPAMAEACAGLHQDIRVLETRLGHKWRDLPQMRQTSGIPRIGCAIDPAQPFVQPLILELMQVLAGQVEWVLWGDVPTYLRPLANEVHDDVHDNPDVMASLQLDIVLAPQGFGPTRETANLLQHLQYGACGYSVIGSDTTDYPADLAITRVANNREQWLKAISDHLADRDASRQQAARLREQVINSWVFDDAYAARWVQGWLPD
- a CDS encoding class I SAM-dependent methyltransferase — translated: MSTRDYNKEFQDNAHRSYFYDFDSRLRRYMLDSFGPWLAEGPTLEMGCFEGAFTALFAERFADLTVIEAASDLIEVTRNKVGSGVSFVCSTFEEAELPPRFANIFLIHTLEHLDDRQAVLKRIHSWLAPGGRLFIAVPNANAPSRQIAVKMGLIEHNSAVTEGERLHGHRVTYTLDTLDHEVRSAGWRVSQRGGVFFKPLANFQLDKALETQLIDDRFMDACHALGMVYPDLCASVFVICEQPSSPKATV
- a CDS encoding phytanoyl-CoA dioxygenase family protein; this encodes MNQALQALQANGYACLPSLITEPLLGQLREDLASAIERCRRVQLENGITQRTEQTAHHILAQDTHFVELLDRFAGWGIVDLLRHMLGGAAILNSFGGLNNLNSTDAYVRNVHRDVRSWSAESMQMAQALVLLDDFTPDNGATLFLPGSHTAPEKPDPQVFEAQARKALGSAGSIYLFDSRIWHAAGVNRTDLPRRCLTLTFTRSHFKPQFDYCRALGDEFCLAQTPALQQLLGWYARTPSTLHEWYQPEEQRFYRKSQE
- a CDS encoding GNAT family N-acetyltransferase gives rise to the protein MSIQGQHVLLRALELEDLPLLHQWSNDEALWSLLGGWHFPTSREAQREWLLSLKSDSLNQRFGIEVQGQGLIGTANLVSIDWKNRTAEHGMMIGAPSLRGQGHGTDVIATVMRYAFDELGLSRLSTTIIEYNAASLATYTRKTPWVIEGVQRQWYYRKGQRWDRILLGVSAEEYRAWQAARGDTP
- a CDS encoding WbqC family protein, with amino-acid sequence MSLAHTSNACAAAADRQHRIALMQPYFLPYLGYFQLIAAVDCFVIYDNVQFIKNGWIERNRYLLGQEPKWFRVPLTKGSHTQQIMEKRISEAFDPGDILNQLSFAYRRAPHVSRMLAWLEALLVAPARSIAELNERILRACCSLIGLQTPITRSSDLPISADSKAQDRVLEVVQASTGTHYLNPFNGGHLYQAEAFQQAGITLELLKPTLPDYRQGSDEHPFVPGLSILDALMYNDPQTVGAWAKCGEIVRA